Below is a window of Tolypothrix bouteillei VB521301 DNA.
ACCCTATCTTCCAGTTTCAAAAGCGGCTGTGTTAGCTCCAAATGGACTTGTTTCTGAAATTGCTCTTGCTGAGATGGAGACAGATGACGCCTCAATTGCTCGATTAATTCCCTTCGATTCCCCACCTGTGCCAACACATTTTGTAGCAGAATGGGAGCAATCGGTCCAATAAGATCGAGTAAAACCTTTTCCAATTTATAGATTTGGGATGATGTCAATACAAAATGCAAAGGTTCGGCTATGTTAAGCCAGATAGGAGGTTCGACAGCAGGATTTTGACAGATGGTAGGTAACCAAGAAGCACCGGGAAAATCAGCTTCCAAGCTTTTTAATTGCTGACGGGCGTACCGCACGGCTCGATATAAAGACAAACGTTCGAGAGCAAAAGCAGAGAGAAAGTGTCTAAAAAATTCTTGTGCTACCCGGTTGGGTACGGGTTCTCGCATGACAATAACGGTAGGAATATGTAATTTTTCTAAAGAATTTGCTAAGCCTAAGCCGTCACAGGAATTGAAAATTGCCAGTTTTAACCCATTGGCAATGGCTACCTTGAGCGCTTCTTGCAACTGTTGAATTGTTAAACTGTTATTAGTGGGATTTTCGTTGAGATAAATCCTGCCTGTTTCGCCTTCGGTTTGACTGTGTCCGGCAAAAAAGAGAATATCCCAGCCTCGATCGTTCCGAAGTTGCTGGTTTAATTGTTCGTAGGAAGGGTTCACAAGAAACTCAATTTTTGCCTCTTGTAAATCTTGAAGAAATCTTTGTTCCGCCTTTAAATCTACTCCTTTGCTACTGCCTAAAATCGCCAAGAGTCTGACTTTTGTTGTATCTCGCTTAGCCTGCCCTTCACGCTGGTATTCAGGTTGACTCAGTGCTGGTTCTGCTTGGGGATATTCGCCAAAAAACTGCCAACAATGCCAGGGTAACCGACGCAGTAAGTCATCGTTGGTTTCAATCATGACATGGATTTCTGATGATGAGTCCAGTCGAGATCGCACTTGGCTATCGACATTCAGAAACCCTGGTGAGTGAAGCCAAGCATTTATGCTCTGTTCTAGTTGATAACAAACTTGATGAAAGCTATCTTGCGAAATATTGGTAACGCCTTCTAGGTCAATTTCTAGCTCATCATCCACATCCACCTCTACCAATTGGGCAACGGATTGTTTGCGGATGTCCTTCATACTCGCCATCCGATTGCAAAGGTGTTTGTAAATTAATTGCCAGTTACTGTAGAGTTCTGCCAAAATTGGTGCTGCGGGTAGGCTACCAATAAACTGCTGGGGTCGAGAATAGCCCGATACCCACAATTGAACGGTTACTCTAGGAAAGCCACTGTTTAGATCTCCATCTCCCAAGTTGATAACGACAGCCTTAAGCGTTGGCGGAGGCATTTTTCTCCATTTGCGATCGCAAATGACTTACCTCACCAATTCTAGCAAGGTTTTATTGTACTAAACCCGCACGTAAAGCTCGAACAGCAGCCTGAGTACGGTCAGCTACACAGAGTTTGCTCAAAATACTTCTAACATGAGTTTTTACAGTCCCAATTGTCAGGTGAAGCTTTTGGGCAATTTCTGCATTATCGCACCCAGAAACAATCAACTCCAAAACATCCATTTCCCGTTCGGTCAGTGGATAAGTTTCCAGTGTTTTCTCAACTTCTGGGTCTACAGCATTAATCATGACCCGTTTGCCCGTCATTCCTCCATTGCGATCGGGGAAATCATGACGAATTTGTTGCAAAATAATATCTGCAATTGTTGGGTCAATCCAAGAACTACCTGTATGAATTGTTTTTACTGCCTCTACCAGTTTATCTGTTGCAATATCCTTCATACAGTAAGAATCTGCTCCTGCTGCAAAAGCTGCTAAAACAGCTTCATCACTATTTTGCATTGTGAGAATCAGCAGTTTTGTTGTGTAGTCTTGTGTCTGAGCTTGATATTGCCTAAACTGACGTGTCAGTTCAATTCCATCCATATCAGGCAAACCAATGTCGATAGTGGCAACATCTGGATGCAAGGTTTTCAAAAGCTGTAGCCCTTCCCTTGCATTGGAAGCCTCACCAACAATCTTCATTTCTGCCTGAGTTTGTAAAGCAGCCCGTAAACCTATCCGGGTAAGGTTGTGGTCTTCAATGACGACGACCTTGATTTCACTCATAGCCAATCACCTCTACCCATTATACATGGATATTCTAATAGGGATTTTATACAAAAAGAAAGATGTCAACAAACTTCATCCCCCCCAAGCTATAAAAATTAATGCAAATGGGCATGGAATAAGGGCCGAGGGATAAGTTATTTCTGACTGTGTCACAGACCCTGTTTTTGGCAGAGTGGCGATCGTCATCAACTAACTGCGTTTTTCAATTACACCTCTTAAAAAAATACGATTATAATTTTTAATGGCGTTTTTGGCAAGTTACCAAAAATTGGTGGGCTTACCCCTACCGATACTACCTAAAATTTTTTGTGAATAATTTAAAATTCTTAATACTAGGAATGATATTTGATTTATAAAATACCCGTACAATGGCTACAAAAAGCATTTATGTAGTAGGCATTTTTTACCATACAGTACTTAAAATTTTTCACAAAGGATTTAGAGACTGCTACAGCTTCAATACTTAGTCTGTGGATTAACGCCGATTGCGAGCTTGCAATATTACTTATTATAAATAAAACAGTGTTTGCCGATTGTTTCAGCAAACACTGTTATACACAAATCTCTGTTATTTTAGTTAGTCGATCGCTCTCTTAACATCATCTTTCAAGTTTTCCACGCTATGGCGAACTTGAGCTTCAGCTTGCTTTGCTTTACCTTCAGCTTTGTCATTGGGGTTACCTGTGATTTCACCCACAACTTCTTGAATTTTACCTTCTATATTTTTAGCAGTTGCTTCTATGCGATTTTCGATACTCATATTAACTCCTTACTTTTGATTTGTTAGTAGCCTGTTTTCTATCTATAAATATCTTATTTAAAAAATATTTGTCTGTCAGTCTATCCTAAGTTTATGATTAAGCAAAAAGATTTTGTCCGCGCAACAGATTATTTATGTTATTTAACTCATCTGCAAGATTTAAAATTATAGATATTAGAGAGACACAGATAGTAAAGTTACCTCTTTCCTGGGATAAGTATATTCTATCTTGCGGTAGATAATTTCATGACTGCTTGGCTCGTGTAAAATAACCTAACAACCACCTGTACCGGGAGGCAAAGCTTCTAGCGAAGGCATTTTCAGACTCCGCTAGGGAACAAGGCGAAAATAAAATACCCGGCTTCTTGAAGAAGTCGGGTATGTTGTAGGCAAAATGAGTATATTAATGACAAAAAAAATGATGACCGGGTGTTGTCCCAATCATCCCACAGTACCTATGTAACCGAAAAACTCAGACAAAAAGATTAAACAATTCCCGGACCTCTGCCTCGTTTGTCGTCATCATTTGTTAACTGACCTTCTTTATCTTCATTAACTTCTTTCAGTTCTGCTGCACGATGAGTGGTATCCTCCTTAGCTTCTTGACTCGCATCACCAGGAACTTCATAATACATTTCCGGTTCTATTGCGTAATTATTTAGCAAACCTTCTCTGTCTACTGTATAACCGTCTGTAGAATGTACGCTATCAGAATGTGTTTGGTCGTCAGTAGGTGCGCTTGCCTCTCTCTGTTCATTAGGAAGTGTTTTGTATAATTCTCCCTCTCTTTCTTTGCGAGCTGCTGTTTCAGCAGGTACGATTCCTCTATCGTATGTATCCATTTCAACTCGTTCAGAGCTATCTACAGCTTTGTTATTCTTTTCAGTAGTCATATATTATGTCCTCACTAAATTTTTGATTCACCATTTATACTAAATAAATTAAATCTTTTAACAATTGAAATCTAGTGCCTAAAGAGGTGGAGCTTAAAATCTTGAGAAGTGTTACCAGTTAAACAGAATTAAGTTTTTTCTATCCTATGATGTATTTTTTTTGCTATTCATTTAATTTTTATTAAGCTCTTGATGTCAAAAGTATTTTTAATAAAAAGCTTAACCAAATATAGCTGCTTAGTACTATTTTCCAAGTAAATAAACTACAAATATAGGGGCGCAATACTTTGCACCCCTACCAACAGTGTGGTTCATTTAGGCAAAAACCACTGTCAAAATTTAGTAACGAGCGATCGCTAACCCTTGATTAATTACTAGTACAGCGGGACGTAAATAAGGCAGCCATTAGTAACAGATAAAAAGCTTACAAAAAAAGCTTTTGCGCCTTCTGCCCTCTGCCTCCGTACTTCTGCCTTCATGTGCTAGTTATCAGTCACTCTAAATCTTTTACCGTTGGTCCGTGCAGTATTTTTCCGTCAGAGTTGAAACGGGAACCATGACAGGGGCAATCCCAACTTTTCTCTGCACTGTTCCAGGCAACAACACAACCTAAATGAGGACACACCGCAGAGACTGCATGAATTTCTCCTCCTTCATCTCTGTAAGCTGCTACCTTTTTGCCATTAACAGTGACTATTTTTCCTTCACCATTGGCAACATCAACGCAAGAATGACCAATTCCTTTAATACGATCGCCTACCCAATGAACGCCTACATCAAGGTTCTGCTTAACCCCTTCCAAACTCACAAATGGCGTTGCACGGGTTGCATCGTAAAGTTCAGCCCAAGGATTCTCTATACCCAATATTCTGTCTGCAAGTAGCATTCCAGATAATGTTCCCTTTGTCATTCCCCAAAGGCTAAAACCAGTGGCTACATATACATGGTTGTTGAATGGTGTCAACTTACCAATATAAGGCAAGCGATCGAAGGAAACAGCATCTTGAGTTGACCAACGATACTCAAAAGAATCAATCCCAAAGCGAGAACGTGCAAATGCTTCCAAATCGAGGTACTTTTCTTCCGTGTTAGTCACAGTACCCACTTTATGACCTCCACCACCAACAAGAAGGAGTAAACCATTTTGGTAGGGAGTGGTACGAATTGAGTAATATGTTTCCCCAATGCCAATATACATTCCTTTGGGTGCTTTGGATGCCTCAATCCTGGCACCAATAATGTAAGAACGCTTGGGATAAGTTTTGGCGAAAAACAAGCCCTGGTCTAGGATTGGCAAATTTGTCGTAATAATGACATCCCGTGCTAGAACAGTTCCCTTATCGGTAATGACTTGACAGGGGCTCTCTTCATCAACCTTTTGTACTCGCGTGTTCTCAAACACATAGCTACCATTTCCTGCAATGCTTTTAGCAAGGTGCAGTAAATATTTGCGTGAGTGAAACTGCGCTTGGTTGTCAAATTTAATTGCACCAGCAATAGGAAAAGGTAAGGAAGTTTGCCGTACAAAAGAAGCAGGAAGCCCTAATTTAAGTGCAGCTTCTACTTCTTTCTCAATTTGGTTGAGTTGATCTTGAGATTCTGTAAAAGAATAAGCACTTTGGCGGCTGAAGTCACAATCTATTTGTTCTTCTTCCACAAAAGCCGCGATACGTTCTAATGCTGCTTGATTTGACTGTGCGTAAACTCTAGCTTTTTCTTCGCCAAATTTCTCGATTAACTCTGCATAAATCAATTGATGAAGCGAGGTGATTTTAGCAGTTGTATGACCGCTGACACCTGTTGCTATGCGATTCGATTCAATCACAGCAACAGTTTTGCCAGCACGCTTTAACAATGTAGCAGCAGTGATTCCAGCGATACCTGCTCCAACGATCGCAACATCTACTGTTACAGTATTAAGGAGTGGTGAAAAGTTGTTCTCTGATGTTGAGTCTATCCAATAGGAGATAGCTTTTCCAAGTATTTTTTGCATGGGTTTTAGGGTTAATTGTGAGTGGTTAGTTGTTAGTTGTTATTCGTTAGTGGTTTGCTCGCCATGCAATCCACCAACCACCAACCACCAACCACTGACAGGTTATCTAACTAAGCCTGCTCGCAAAGCAAGCACCGCAACTTGCGTGCGATCGCTTACACAAAGCTTATTCAAAAGGTTGCGGACGTGAGTTTTGACAGTACCTACAGTGATATAAAGTTTTTCGGCAATATCTGCATTACTACATCCATCTACAATAAGTCTGAGGACGTCTAACTCGCGAGCTGTTAAGGGATAGCTTGGAATAATCTGGCTTTCCTCAGCTGATAAACCATTGATAGAAACTGTTGTATTTTCAGAACCTGATTGAGTTTCTGCGTAAGTTTTATTGCTATGTTGCAAGATAATACGAGCAATGGTCGGATCGATCCAAGAATTGCCTTCATAAGTTGACCGCAATGCATCAGCCAGTTTATTAATACTGCCATCTTTCATATAATAAGAATCTGCCCCAGCCGCAAAAGCTGCTAGCACGGTTTCCTCATTATCCTGCATTGTCATAATCAAAATCTTGGTTTCTGGTATCTCGCTTGCTTCCTCAGAATTGTTGAAGTGCTGGATCAACTCAATGCCACTCATATCAGGTAGATCGACATCGACTATAGCAACGTCTGGTCTTGTTGATTTCAGAAGCTTTAAACCTGACCTTGCATCCTTGGCTTCACCAATCACCTCAATTCCATTTTGTTGCTTCAAAGCAGCTACTATACCGATCCGAGTTAGCTCGTGATCTTCAATTAAAACAACACGAATTGTATTCATGGTCAAGCCTCAATTCTTTTTAAGTAACAAGATGCACAAATCGACTCTTTTGTATTTGTCGAGTGATAGTAAAAGCATTCTAAAAGGCTAAAACCGTTTCAGTCTATCTCTCCGAGGCACTGTCTCTAAAAGCAACAGTTTGTCCGCTTGATGCAGGTAGAGTCATTCGCAAGAAAGTTTAGATGTATCTTACAATTAATCCCTTTGATAATCACTTCCTATCTACATCGGATAACGTATTTATGCCAAAAGGCATAGAAGATGCAAGCAAAGGAACAATAATTTACAATGGAGTAAAAATTCCTCTTGCCGAGCCCCTAACCCCTAGCCCCTATTTTCAGGATAGATTAACCTGATTAACGTGAGTTTATTTAGGGAAAAAATAATGTCACCACCACAGTTGCTTACCGATCCTTTCCTGCAACTTCCAACCGAAAGTTCGGTACGAGTTGTGTGGTTTACTGAATTTGCTGGTTCCGGGCATATAGTTGCTTACGGTAAGAATCTAGCTCATACTGCTATTGCTAAAACGACCAAACTCAGTCGGGTACGCGAAGACCAAAATTCACGTGTCGCAACCCAATCACGGGATGGACAAATTTACCAACATCCTGTCATGCGCGATATTTGGCGTCATGAGGCTGAGGTAAAAGATTTAACTCCTAACATACGCGTTTCTTACCACGTTACAAGTGTGAGAGAAGATGGCGAAAGCGTTAGTAGCAAAGTGTTTACCCTTGCACCTGCACCACAGCCGGGAACGCCCCTAAAAATTTTGCTGACTTCCGACCATCAAATCAAGCCTATGGTAGCAGCCAATTTACAGAAAGTTGTGGAAACTGTTGGTTACGTAGATGCTGTTTGGTTTGCTGGTGATTTAGCAAATATTCCAGACCGCGCTTCCGAATGGTTTGATGATAATCGTGGGGGTGCGTTCTTTCCTTGTTTGCAAGGTCGTGCCAAATTTGAAATGAGCAAAAATGGGACTACAACATTTTATACTGGAGGTGAAATCATTCAACACGCCCCAATGTTTACTTGCATTGGCAATCATGAGATTATGGGACGCTTTGGGTGTGAAAGTTTAAATACGGAATTTGATAAGACAATTCCTCGCTCAATTGCTCAAAATTTATACGGCAAAGACTCGCTGAAAAACAATTCTTTTAATACCGATACTTACGAAGAACTTTTTACCCTACCTCAAAGTCCAGAAGGAGGAAAAACTTACTACTCGGTCACTTTGGGTGATGTGGGATTAATAGTGTTATATGCTACAAATATGTGGCGCACTCATCTCTTAGATGCAGATGCTAGAGGCAGATACAACGAAAGTGCAAAAGATTTAAATAAACCAGAGAATTGGGGTTACGGACAGCATATTTATGAGGCGATCGCAAAAGGCAGTACGCAGTACAATTGGCTGGTACAAGAATTAAATAGCCCTGAATTTCAGCAAGCAAAGTACAAAGTGGTGATGCTGCACCACCCGCCTCATTCGCTTGGTGATAACGTGGTTCCAGCATATACCGAGCCAGTACAAATCATAGAACGCGATACATTGGGCAATATTAAAGCA
It encodes the following:
- a CDS encoding CHAT domain-containing protein, producing MPPPTLKAVVINLGDGDLNSGFPRVTVQLWVSGYSRPQQFIGSLPAAPILAELYSNWQLIYKHLCNRMASMKDIRKQSVAQLVEVDVDDELEIDLEGVTNISQDSFHQVCYQLEQSINAWLHSPGFLNVDSQVRSRLDSSSEIHVMIETNDDLLRRLPWHCWQFFGEYPQAEPALSQPEYQREGQAKRDTTKVRLLAILGSSKGVDLKAEQRFLQDLQEAKIEFLVNPSYEQLNQQLRNDRGWDILFFAGHSQTEGETGRIYLNENPTNNSLTIQQLQEALKVAIANGLKLAIFNSCDGLGLANSLEKLHIPTVIVMREPVPNRVAQEFFRHFLSAFALERLSLYRAVRYARQQLKSLEADFPGASWLPTICQNPAVEPPIWLNIAEPLHFVLTSSQIYKLEKVLLDLIGPIAPILLQNVLAQVGNRRELIEQLRRHLSPSQQEQFQKQVHLELTQPLLKLEDRVEMLIEQYQVLDENFIRQCEQALTQAIGPIAHILIQQTLSSGEHSRATFVESLAAQLPNPQLALAFKQQVLDN
- a CDS encoding response regulator; its protein translation is MSEIKVVVIEDHNLTRIGLRAALQTQAEMKIVGEASNAREGLQLLKTLHPDVATIDIGLPDMDGIELTRQFRQYQAQTQDYTTKLLILTMQNSDEAVLAAFAAGADSYCMKDIATDKLVEAVKTIHTGSSWIDPTIADIILQQIRHDFPDRNGGMTGKRVMINAVDPEVEKTLETYPLTEREMDVLELIVSGCDNAEIAQKLHLTIGTVKTHVRSILSKLCVADRTQAAVRALRAGLVQ
- a CDS encoding CsbD family protein, whose translation is MSIENRIEATAKNIEGKIQEVVGEITGNPNDKAEGKAKQAEAQVRHSVENLKDDVKRAID
- a CDS encoding FAD-dependent oxidoreductase gives rise to the protein MQKILGKAISYWIDSTSENNFSPLLNTVTVDVAIVGAGIAGITAATLLKRAGKTVAVIESNRIATGVSGHTTAKITSLHQLIYAELIEKFGEEKARVYAQSNQAALERIAAFVEEEQIDCDFSRQSAYSFTESQDQLNQIEKEVEAALKLGLPASFVRQTSLPFPIAGAIKFDNQAQFHSRKYLLHLAKSIAGNGSYVFENTRVQKVDEESPCQVITDKGTVLARDVIITTNLPILDQGLFFAKTYPKRSYIIGARIEASKAPKGMYIGIGETYYSIRTTPYQNGLLLLVGGGGHKVGTVTNTEEKYLDLEAFARSRFGIDSFEYRWSTQDAVSFDRLPYIGKLTPFNNHVYVATGFSLWGMTKGTLSGMLLADRILGIENPWAELYDATRATPFVSLEGVKQNLDVGVHWVGDRIKGIGHSCVDVANGEGKIVTVNGKKVAAYRDEGGEIHAVSAVCPHLGCVVAWNSAEKSWDCPCHGSRFNSDGKILHGPTVKDLE
- a CDS encoding response regulator; protein product: MNTIRVVLIEDHELTRIGIVAALKQQNGIEVIGEAKDARSGLKLLKSTRPDVAIVDVDLPDMSGIELIQHFNNSEEASEIPETKILIMTMQDNEETVLAAFAAGADSYYMKDGSINKLADALRSTYEGNSWIDPTIARIILQHSNKTYAETQSGSENTTVSINGLSAEESQIIPSYPLTARELDVLRLIVDGCSNADIAEKLYITVGTVKTHVRNLLNKLCVSDRTQVAVLALRAGLVR
- a CDS encoding fibronectin type III domain-containing protein, with amino-acid sequence MSPPQLLTDPFLQLPTESSVRVVWFTEFAGSGHIVAYGKNLAHTAIAKTTKLSRVREDQNSRVATQSRDGQIYQHPVMRDIWRHEAEVKDLTPNIRVSYHVTSVREDGESVSSKVFTLAPAPQPGTPLKILLTSDHQIKPMVAANLQKVVETVGYVDAVWFAGDLANIPDRASEWFDDNRGGAFFPCLQGRAKFEMSKNGTTTFYTGGEIIQHAPMFTCIGNHEIMGRFGCESLNTEFDKTIPRSIAQNLYGKDSLKNNSFNTDTYEELFTLPQSPEGGKTYYSVTLGDVGLIVLYATNMWRTHLLDADARGRYNESAKDLNKPENWGYGQHIYEAIAKGSTQYNWLVQELNSPEFQQAKYKVVMLHHPPHSLGDNVVPAYTEPVQIIERDTLGNIKAVRYEYPKEADYLIRDVMPLLEAAGVQLVFYGHSHLWNRFVSSTQVHFIETSNVGNSYGAAWGDRKRKVPIGYREDYVELGDPYGLEPVIPTIHPFLGEDGHPTPYIASNDFTVFSIFDTGTATVSSYLFDTSKPDSEVIKFDEFELKQS